The DNA segment cgAATGTCCATTTCACCCATTTTTAAGTCGAATTTTAAACTGATTCTTTCTAGGCTTTGTTAAAATACACTTTTACACAGACTGTGAAAAATTTAGCCGATTTGGACCGTTAAATtttgttctgatgaagaaagaaggtgtagacgATAGAAAATGCAATcaaatccagctaatctctgcagaactgctcctcctgagctctgataccacttgtaggatcgtgtagatgaccgaacgagtcattcagaggagttttactttgtttcagaggCAGAAACTAAGAAACAAAGGTTGAAACAACAAAATTTTCACTTAAAACACTTGTTTGATTGATTTAACAGTTTGTACAATCACTGGATAaactggcagcacctcggtatccaaaatcTCACACCCAACAACTGATTTAGCTCTAACCTAACATCTCCTATATATAgtaacctgattccgcttgaaatcacttcaagcggaatatcaacctagctgattccgcttgaaatgttaCAAGACACATTCAAGCGGAATAtccactttcaagcgaaatctctattaaaaacacataaacctcttgttttctcgatctacgtgccctgatctaacctatctagtacaagactcgatacaagatgaagtcgacagatgcatgcactaacaatgTGTGATTCTTTGATTTAGTAGGGAACTGTTAATGTGTGGTGTATGATAAATGAATTGGTAATATGGAAAATACATGTGACCCGAATATGCGTCATAACCTGTGTGACAATGTGTACCATACTTGTTTACAACTTGTGGAGTGTATACAATGAATAAGTGAATTCTATGTAAATGAAACTGACTATCATTGGAACCATACTAGGGTTTGGGGTGTCCAACGATAGAACAAGTAATTAGTCTTAcggagcaatctaaggtgagttcacacactttctaaggcatgggattcccggtggttgggaatgtgttaaagaattaaaaacggaacctacatattctccttaggtaggatatgtaccgccatcctccatcggtaggatgccaatattaatcctgcgtgttctccttgggtagaatacgtacgttcgtcctccttgggtaggacaacaaccttaaacttactagacaaaactctatcatggagtccctcatttttatatcgacttaatcgctgggccaatggcgaacgggtcattagttaatagcgctattagggttgacaagcctcacaccgtgccggtaggacgggcgtgtactaatggatctgggcactcagtctatgatgatagacattgacttagggcacaacttactttcgtcagttgtcgatatggtaacggtctagtggttcacatggggaagcccccactggttatggatatgtttgggCAACAGGGAAACTGGTTAACTTATGGTTTACAAATGAACTCATGATTTTTGAAACAACTTACAAATGAACACCaaccgtgaactcgctcaactttgttgttgactcgttgttacatgccttgcaggcctttaggtgcatattgttggaacttgctatctgggaggctggagtggtcatgggtcgagatacatggaaacgCGAGCTGAATCTAATGTCTTTCACACACTTGGTTTATGAATTTCTTAATTaatgtattatgcttccgctgaacgaaAAATTTTGTTTTGTAACACTTCTatctataataaatgaaagttatatTAGGAATAattgttatgagttcaacatgattggtggcttggatcctggtacgtcacacgccccgcGGTGATTCCGTAtatggtattttgggggtgtgacagtggcaTTTAGTTTCCGGTAGTCAATACAAACCCGCCACCCGGTTACCTGCCGAGTGGCTATCTGCTCACCATTATCGCCCTTGACAATCTGAATCCCTGTTTTCTTCGGCACCGTTTGGGTTGGACTCACCCATGCACTATCTGAAATGGGATATATGATCCCATGGTCCAACCACTTGATTACCTATTTCTTTACCACCTCTCGCATGTTTGGGTTAAGCCTCCTCTGGGTATCCCGTGAAGGCTTTCCATCTGCATCAGTAATAATTTTATGCATACAAATAGAGGGGCTTATACTTTCAAATCGGTGAGAGTCCACCCGATCGCTGCTCGATGGGTCTTTAGCACCTTCAGTAGTGCTTCCTCATGTTCTTTCTCCAAATTAGCTGTAATAATAACCGGGAGAGTCTGATCCTCTCCTAAAAACGCATACTTCAAATGCGCAGGCAGCTCCTTCAATTCTACCTTCGGTGGGCAGATTAGGGACGGTTTCAAACCAGATGAAATCTCAGTAGGTTGGCTCTCCACATGATGGGACCATGCGGGCCTTCTCTCTTGCACCACCTGTGCTTCTAATTTCTGAACTTCTTCTTCCAAATCACACATGTGATTTTCTTCTATCTTGtcacaaagcaaacaaaactCGAACATTTCATCCTCTACATGAGGATGACATCCATTTATGATATCTGCCATGAAACATTCATCACTAGAAAACATGTCAGAAACGTTTGAAAACATATTTAATCGGACCGTTCTATTGCCAAATGCCATGTCGACAGTACGGGTGCGACAGTCGATCTGAGCATGCGCAGTGGCTAAGAAAGGTCGGCCCAAGATAACGTTTGGCTGATAGACTTGATCAGAAGAAACATAGTCAAGCACCAAGAAGTCAACTGGAAAATAGAATTCTTCCACCTTAACTATCACGTCGCAAACTATCCCTTGAGGAATCTTAGGGGTCAAATCTGCCAACACAACAGTTGTGTCAGCATGACGCAGTGGACCAAAAATGTATTGGTTGTACAAGCTTCCCGGAAGGATACTCATGCTAGCTCCGAGGTCCAACAATGCCCGACTCATTTTAAAATCACCAACTTGAATTGAAATTAAAGGCGTCCCGGGATTTCGTAGCTTAGGTGGAAGGACTCCATTCAAAACAGCACTAACTCTATCAGTTAGATCAACTTTTTCAGGGACTTTGTGCTGCCGTTTTTGAGTGCACAATTCCTTAAGGCATTTAGCATAGGCCAGAACCTGTTTAATGGCGTCGATTAAGGGTAAATTGATTTTCACTTGTTTAAATACCTCCCAGATTTCCTCCGGTTGAGGTCcctttttattgattatctttaTATTACCCAGATCCTTCAAGGCTTCGGGAAAGGGAGGTAAAATCGGTTCCCCTTCCTTAGCCTTGATTGGCTTAGAAGTTGTAGCACGGGTATTGTTACCATCAATTTTAACAATGTTAGGTTCCGATTCATCATCACTCTCACCCTCTTCACCTAAATCCTCCACCACACCATCAACAAGCTGTGGTGGAGTGTcgacatttttataaattttgccACTACGTAAAGTACTTACCTGGCCAACTGAGCTGCCTTTCTTTTGATGAGCGGGGTTTGTTGTTGTATCACTCGTTAACTTCCTGCTACTCTGCTTCAGCTCCTTCATCTCGGTTGCAAGTTGGCCCATCTGTAGTCAATGCTTGTATGGCCTTGTCTCGCACCTCATCCTTTTGAGTACGATTTTGCAAATCAAGTTGAATCGCCTTCAACATCTCCACCACGTCACTATCCCCAGAAATGTTAGAAGGTCCAGTTGGTCCTCTTTGATTGTTTTGGTAGCCACCTTGAAAATTACCTTCGAATCGGTTCTGATTAAAATTCCTTTGACCACCAGATTGATTGTTTCCTTGAAATCCGGATTGAGCTGATTGTTTGTATTCCCATAGCTCAAATTAGGGTGATTTCTAAGGCCCGAGTGATATGTGTTGGACTGCATGTTGAAGTTTCTTCCACCGCCCCCACCTTGAACGAAATTCACATCCTCACCTTCACCATGAATAACCGGGCATTGATCCGTGATAGGCCCTTTATCGCCACAATGTCCACACATCGGGAACTGTCCACTAGCGTCAGGTGGGTTCTCTACCGCTCTCACCACCGAATGTCGTGCACTTCTAGAAGATTGAGCTTTCCGTTTTGACATCCTCGCAGTTCTTTCTAAAAATTCCCAATCGTCCTCCTCGTAATTTGTCCCAAAAGTACCATTAGATGTTGAACTTACATCTCATGCATCCTCATCTGTTAGGCCTTCGTGAAATGCATTGAGAAGCTCCCAAAGTTGAATGCCATGATGTGGACAATTCTTGAGCATCATCTTGAAGCGATTGAATGCTTCGTGAAATAACTCCCCGGGCTGTTGTCGGAAACCCCGAATATCCTTTCTGGCATTATTAGTACGCAGCAGAGTCTAGAACTCATCTAAAAATAGTTGTTGCATCTCGTTCCATGTAAAAATCAAGGCTGATGGTAATGAATGGAACCATTGCTGCGCTTTGTCTTCAAGGGTGAATTGGAAGAGTACCAATTTCACATCATCAGTTGAAAAACCTTGGCCACCGATTGTGTTACAACGTGCATCATATGCAGCGATGTGCAAGTAGGGCTCTTCATGTACTTGACCATGATATTTGGGCAAACTGGATATTGATTGTGCCCGTACTTCAAATAACCGCCCTCCTTGTAATTGCGGGAACACAACCGGCGATGGGTTATTAGCTATGGCAGGCTTGAAGTGGCTCTCGATTCCGTGAACTGGACCATGATTATTTCTCCATGGAATAGCTTCCAGTAGATTTACCGGCCGGTGTAAGTTTCGCGGAAGCGGTCTTGCCTGACCTGGCATCTGAGGTGCCGGTTGTGAAACCTatgtcatagtttcggtcaaaattcgtattcttgcgtattttacaaccaaactattcttggttatcaagaccctttgtcttgatatcaaacttgtttttaaactttgttaaacatgtttaacacgtcacttttagattagtgcttatatagggtcgtaagataagcggtctaaacaaccgcttagactttcgaacccgacccgtttggttgatcattaggatccgaccaagcacattaggtgaccatagttgcatagggaataacctttcaaggttataccttatggtcacttcgtttagttagttgtatgataggtagtttatataccttacgaaaatgaccaaaatgccctttttattcttaattgatatttaagcatatgtaacccaaacttttgtcatttaactgattatgcaacataattaaacatgtttaggaatataatacttgtcataggactagttaggcgttccgaacgcgttttacgcgaacgacgcgttaaagtagcgtaagccacctaaacgggtcgaaatgggccgtaagcacttagttaggtttcgttttagtatgtaggctttgttaaaccatatcatatgagttcccacactcatttggtttacgaaacctcattctatccgatcttccgatttaagtccggtttatttacttagttacctatattaagtgtcgtttgattccgtgatccctctagttcgcttggtagttgttcaagacttcaaagcactctcaagtgagtacatagtcccctcttttactgttttcaaatgttttggggtgaagcatgtgtacctaatTGTTATGTTCATaatttcaaaagtataattgattatacatattagtaCCTATATTTTGATAAACTGAATGATTATGGTTTAAActctaatttttcaaagattataaaattaaatagTTGGATAAtacttattttatgttcaccagaccggttggtagtatgatatagcactacaggatttgacaccccattcctgttgttaTGGAATGTTAGAAACCGatattttatccaaatagggattgcctttgtggtatttctatagtctcaaaggtgtattttgatgcactcaggtctgaatgaattcttaaatcacatttttattgtatatttagttatactcccaaaagtatagtttggtATGCTCTTatgtgtgatattgtacaaaaccaacatatattttgttaattactaaatcatagtttaatatgttattttttaaaaccaaaacatagcttaatatgttatttataaaaccaaaacatagtttaatatgttatttataaaaccaaagcatagtttaatatgttattaataaaaccaaagtatacatttgatatactactgaaaattattattttaacgaCTAAAGTATGTTTAATATACTATTTAACgattttggaactaaaatatattttaatatattacttattcgactttcttaaaaccaaagtatatttttatatatattacaaacctttttatcaaaatgttgttttacaaacaacatattttatataaactcattttacttagttatttatTTACCTATATATTATTCTGTTATATCATCAGATTTCTTttaaattttagtatgatttataaaagaatatATTTTTAAGGTTCATGAATATTtttgattaaatatattttttaaaaaacttataagtcatgaatcctattataataaaacctatgtatctcacaggcatttttatgctgacgtacctatttttacacatgtttcagatgctattatgtgatgattgttgatgcatgctatacataggatggactcgtgccttagcgactttaaaactagaaagataatatttgtatttatctgatttgtaataaaacaatgagttcaataattcaataaaacgaaattatttaatccatggttgtgaaacaatgattctgttacgacactccccgacttttccaccacgatttgttgttttacgtggtcggggtgtgacagaaaagttggtattagaaccaatggttatagggaactaggttattagtaatgctttgacctagactataaccttcctaggaccctaacacaagttatcttgtgtttagttttaaaacaataccgtcacttatccttaggtgacaaccacaataagaacacaaatttcgaatcctctttgaaaaccaatcatctgttctaggatgatttattataaggttttgaaccctctaagttttcaaaatcttgtcaaagtttgggtcttataatgtgaacacgtgcaatctggaagggtggatgcctgtactctgagctTTCTGTCTATGGCTAGAGTGTTTGTACAAATCCatataatcggaccagtcactcttacctgcgaactcttggggtgagtgtccacttataggctaaagcatgtcttcgcgatacattaatatgacccacttactttgattaatcaccatctcgtttgtttgccttaggtaacaaacaaatgatcgcaatttttatgcaTTGTCATTCTGTTTTCATTTCACTTCTTTCCTCCCATATCTTTCATTATCTTCATGATGCCTCTTTATCGCAACAACAATGTCAGAACCAGGTGCTTCAattgcccaacaaataggcgttgtactccagaggaccgttgatttagctatcaccatgactcgcctacGGGATGAAGCTGTACAAGGGAACTGCTCTTTGATGCAATTGATGCCACCATCATCATCTGAATCAAATACCccgtttcaaatgtacccacggtggatAATGgagacatttggttaacatgtgtcgttttgctatccaaaacaaagctgttgcaaatcCTGCCGCTGCTCAAactccaaattctgcttcatatgtcgccttggcatatctagtacctcaacctcatgaactctctaccttgtgtatcgacttaagcatgtttagtgcaaggtttcgaaacacctctcgttacacaaattccaaaatccaaaataggatctttctatcctcataattagatccttgtggataaaTATCACtcaaatcggagcccttaattgaattattcgtatgccttaatacgtatattacaattcaataaggacaaagccgaattcctattaagatttttctatctccatagttaaattcttgaagatgtttaaattgccaaatgaaatccacggattggattcctggtgtgctttaaaacacccgtgtccaaagataacaaattaaagatcaagttaaACAAATTAAGTGATTTTGTGCTTATATGTTTTGagttttatttatgtttttgtgtgatccgaATTTTCaatatccaaatcctcgtagaatcttccatatcttcgtataagggattcatagtaggatatccaaaggtactatcttaattCCTTAATGTACTTCTGTGTTGTAGTtaaagtcccttgggttatgaagtactattctataattggaccccttgagtggtctataTAAACAGATTGATTTAAAAATCTGgataggaatatcatgtgatgatataattaaaaagatcccttaagtggtctatttaaggagatcgtacgacggtctagttaagaagatcatgtgttgatctagttaaaaaaagatcgttcattgatctagttaaaaacaTCCTTTGGTGTTCTAGTCAAATCACTTCATGTTTATTCGATTGATTTTCCCCTgtgcattatgaaatgaactgtgcggactgtgcaaggaattacataattatggacataattatggaattcagtgcacagaaaccacagcaaattttgtcatgtgttaagacctatggTGATGAGAATAATGAAAtgggaacaatgtaaaaaggggcatggtggatacgccgctggtacttcctatatataagtgttccttattacattgcaaacatagcgttatttaagttactagaagGCCTGGACCTTGACCGATGTCATTTTATTTTACACTCTCtgactctgatttcgagcacacacaagtttcctatgataagtcttcatgagaAACGTTCTTCTATCCGTAGTTAGAAACTCCAtcttttgttactacaaggacttcactttgacggttgacaatttcgctaagaatccaaacatggcccagagttttacttagggttcgAGGGATTCATTCGAAAGTGAAaccatcacagttgtcttcacaagtttcctctaaaattaaatttcgggacgaaatttcctaaagtgggggagactgtgacacttgtgtcacttcaaccatcatacgaataccaaaccaatgaaatattgtatttcatatttggaatttctataaatatgtgtatcgtttgcacatatcaattcttgttcgatttcgagctttaaatcgcttctGGAAgattatacgcgatctgatgcgtaaatttaatcagtttaatgcaacaaacactccggaatagtgacataggcttaacataccttaaataacctttacataacttagaaataagttttggatggtttggtgtgttgaaatcaagtttattcgttTACAgagactaatttcgacaaactgcgaaagtatgccgattcgtactgtaacgaacattctgaaacttgatcataagttaaacataccctaaatatcctttacatagcttagaaataggctttgaggggttcggtatgctaaaataaacttatttgatcaatagagactaaaagcgtaaaaaatgcataagtttgcattttcgcgcatctcttatgttctgaatatacccgaacatccaaaaatttatgtaatcattaaaatattttattttagtgattggcatgataaaattccattcgtcgtgtaatttggatcgtttttgcgttcgttacaatttccgtcgtaattaaccgaacaacgcaaccgtacgaccaaacgaaccgacatccgagaggtttttgagcatattttaagttccctatactttaactttattttagagccttgaaatggggttaacggggcttaaaagtgcaaaaaaaatcaagttttacaagtgcagggaccatttttgaaatttctggcagatacattgaacttggtccatttttgagattttgatggttttaacccatggttttgcaccCTATGGGCTGGTATTTGATGGTTTTACATGTTCCCATGGTATTCTAAAACCTTGGGCCCAAGTGTAAGGCCACGATTAAAGCATGGTTCtcgataaacgatcttaacggtggaccgaatcctatatatacccacctCATTTTCATTCTTTCCTCACACATGATCtaattttctctaagttgaagctcaaatgcttcatacctgagaatttataGATCATATCCTCCatttcttggacccgttgtaagtattctttcgttcttttatgcgtttttaagcgtaaaattcaaacagtgtttgactttttGCTTTGACCAatctatggtcaacacgaagttcgtttgaaatttgtaacgtgagcgtaatcacgatggttatagtctcttatgactatacctactgattaccacgttatttaggcgtagtgacgagtcatagtttcggtcaaaatgcgtattcttgcgtattttgcaaccaaactattcttgggtatcaagaccctttgtcttgatatcaaacttgtttttaaactttgttaaacatgttttaacatgtttaactcgtcacttttagattagtgcttatatagggtcgtaagataagcggtctaaacaaccgcttagactttcgaacccgacccgtttggttgatcattaggatccgacgaagcacattaggtgaccatagttgcatagggaataacctttcgaggatataccttatggtcacttcgtttagttaattgtatgataggtagtttatataccttaggaaaatgaccaaaatgccctttttattcataattgatatttaagcatatgtaacccaaaatTTTGTCgtttaactgattatgcaacgtaattaaacatgtttaggcatataatacttgtcataggactagttaggcgttccaaacgcgttttacgtgaacgacgcgttaaagtagcgtaagctacctaaacgggtcgaaatgggtcgtaagcacttaggttaggtttcgttttagtatgtaggctttgttaaatcatatcatatgagttcccacactcatttggtttacgaaacctcattctatccgatcttccgatttaggtccggtttatttacttagttacctatattaggtgtcgtttgattctgtgatccctctagctggcttggtagttgttcaagacttctaagcactctcaagtgagtacatagtcccctcttttactgttttcaaatgttttggggtgaagcatgtgtacctaattgttatgttcatgatttcaaaagtataattgattatacatattagtaCTTATCGTTTGATAAACTGAATTATTATGGTTTAAActctaatttttcaaagattataaaattaatttgttggatagtacttattttatgttcaccagaccgtgtggtagtatgatatagcgctacaAGATTTGGCACCCCATTCCTATTgtcatggaatgtcagaaaccgatattttatccaaatagggattgcctttgtggtatttcaatagtctcaaaggtgtattttgatgcactcaggtctgaatgaattcttaaatcacatttttattgtatatttagttatactcccaaaagtatagtttggtatgctctcatgtgtgatattgtacaaaaccaacatatattttgttaattactaaaacatagtttaatatgttattttataaaaccaaaacatagcttaatatgttatttataaaaccaaaacatagtttaatatgttatttataaaaccaaagcgtagtttaatatgttattaataaaaccaaagtatacttttgatatgctactgaaaattattattttaacgactaaagtatatttaatattctatttaacgattttggaactgaaatatatttcaatatattacttattcgactttcttaaaaccaaagtatacttttatatatattacaaacctttttatcaaaatgttgttttacaaacaacatattttatataaattcattttacttagttatttatttacctatgtattattctgttatatcatctgatttcttataaattttagtatgatttataaaagaaaatatttttaaggTTCATGAATATTtttgattaaatatattttttaaaaaacttataagtcatgaatcctattataataaaacctatgtacctcacaggcatttttatgctgacgtacctatttttacacatgtttcaggtgctgttatgtgatcattgttgatgcatgctatacataggatggactcgtgccttagcgactttaaaactagaaagataatatttgtatttatcagatttgtaataaaacaatgagttcaataattcaataaaacaaaattatttaatccatggttgtgaaacaatgattctgttacgacactctcCGACGTTttcgccacgatttgttgttttacgtggtcggggtgtgacaccggtGGTGGTAATGGAATATCCACCGGCCTTCTCGGAATAGGCTATTGATTGATCGGGTCAGGTTGATGATACTGCTGTTGTGACATCGGTATCGGGTGCACATGCAGTTGCTGATATTAAAGTTGTTGCATTGGTACTTGCTGTTGCTATGGTACGAGATTAACCGCCGGCTGATTTGTTGGTATGGGTGGTTGCTGAACATACTGTTGCTGCACAAACGGTTGATAACCCAGAACATTCTGATTTCCCGTTTCCATAGAACCGAACCCTGTAGCATACCTCTCAACATTTGCTGTTCTTAACACTTGGCGATCACCTTGATGCCCATAACTATCGTATTCGCCATACCCATCGTCGAACTCTCTCGAACTTGTCCCTTGATCAACCATTGCTGCTTTTTAAGAAAACTGCTGATGATCAGTTTGATAATGAGACGGTTGTGTTGATTGAGGAATCGTAGATGATGAGTTAATCAGTTAGGTGTGGCTCGGTGATGTGGTGCTATCATCTAGAATGATTCTCACGTCTGGAGATGACTGTTGTATGTTGGATGTCTGAGTGGCAGACGTGTATTGAAGAGATGTCGTTTGGGTGGAAGCTTGTTGAATGTTATCAAGGTTTGGGAAATATGTTGAGAATGGTGGTACTGGAGAGGTAGATGTAGGTTGAGTGGATTGTGATGGTGGTGGCGAAGCTGGCATGGTAGTATTCGGTGATGGTTGATTAGGTGTTGGTGAGAATTGTTGCTGCTGTATTGGGTTTTCCGGAGTTGCTAAGTTCTCCATTGTTttgggtgttggtgttggtgttggtgttggtgatTGTAGGATCTTGTTCTCACGATGTAGTACTTTCTTTGTATGCGTCACTGTTCTCTCGATCTCTGGGTCGAACACTAATGGTGATGACTTCCTGGAATTGCGAGTATGATGCATACACTTCCTAGTTCACCTGCACAACCAAAAACAAGAAAACCGCGCGTAAATCCAAACAAAACAAAGTAAaactatttttgaatttttatctaTTTTTACTAAACTAGAACTgaacactaaacactttgcgcacgcctcaCGGCAACGGCGCTATTTTGATGACTGTCGTTAGTgtcatgcaaaaaccgaaataaactatatagatagagtaagtcggatatcgaaccagaggaggattgtggaaagtgttta comes from the Helianthus annuus cultivar XRQ/B chromosome 4, HanXRQr2.0-SUNRISE, whole genome shotgun sequence genome and includes:
- the LOC110933547 gene encoding uncharacterized protein LOC110933547 is translated as MGQLATEMKELKQSSRKLTSDTTTNPAHQKKGSSVGQVSTLRSGKIYKNVDTPPQLVDGVVEDLGEEGESDDESEPNIVKIDGNNTRATTSKPIKAKEGEPILPPFPEALKDLGNIKIINKKGPQPEEIWEVFKQVKINLPLIDAIKQVLAYAKCLKELCTQKRQHKVPEKVDLTDRVSAVLNGVLPPKLRNPGTPLISIQVGDFKMSRALLDLGASMSILPGSLYNQYIFGPLRHADTTVVLADLTPKIPQGIVCDVIVKVEEFYFPVDFLVLDYVSSDQVYQPNVILGRPFLATAHAQIDCRTRTVDMAFGNRTVRLNMFSNVSDMFSSDECFMADIINGCHPHVEDEMFEFCLLCDKIEENHMCDLEEEVQKLEAQVVQERRPAWSHHVESQPTEISSGLKPSLICPPKVELKELPAHLKYAFLGEDQTLPVIITANLEKEHEEALLKVLKTHRAAIGWTLTDLKV